In Ptychodera flava strain L36383 chromosome 21, AS_Pfla_20210202, whole genome shotgun sequence, a genomic segment contains:
- the LOC139121623 gene encoding uncharacterized protein, with translation MAALLVSTSWNKSPQGSTTWQLISDFCENTLKKKPTELSAIHCTVLDVELSEDLRKDATAHTVDLIPATRPQWSDPAEDPPAINWLLNHVNYYEHLQNLQDIRHVVALSAKTKNAASAIHKQLFPKAKLHQIQSKPSALFVANSWDKDELGLTAFHRSLIQDFCERKAKSGEALTAYSTVLDVKISEEQKKDAESCGVTLIPAQIKELPDPEDELPALKRLAHHPIYYPDLRELENIQYVIGYGPTTGLAAADIKAKLFPSAKLVLINHVCPEHNCLQTIKSRLQDFEEKMLRMASKADLIFSIGPKIHQYFQNAYRAEYDGKHLSEIPHEEILPIPASCQLGKDPQKGEIQQHHILTCGQIDTQEALERCDVMAASIGTAANRRKASYMDLPEWKIQGVSQQADKTVEKFISEKMKCPHIKPTLHPGHSAKALLRSLQQSHLCLPAPCYSDYSFYGLEAMVSGLPTAVYENSHLAHFIMKYFEDHADNSIVRSPEQNLSDTIVKHLKNTAVAFKKAKQLKTDLVNSEVISTSYARFASLLTTPVKQQSGDDSEDQGEEKDEKESLDVQIELDDHVYEQRLKELEEEVKALKAQLRKEKMEEMVTKLNAVKRDCKQALKRTVEGVVADEDGCGDVKKVCKKTLGDGVDPTSLTAESLGILLRLQTLYNLYRVKQTCRCGSLAKHLNHYW, from the exons ATGGCAGCACTACTTGTATCGACATCCTGGAACAAAAGTCCTCAGGGTTCAACAACCTGGCAGCTGATCAGTGATTTCTGTGAAAACACACTGAAGAAAAAGCCTACTGAGTTGTCTGCAATTCACTGCACTGTCCTTGATGTTGAACTGAGTGAAGATCTAAGAAAAGATGCTACAGCACATACAGTGGATTTAATTCCAGCAACAAGACCACAATGGTCTGATCCTGCTGAAGATCCACCTGCAATAAACTGGCTTCTCAATCATGTCAACTACTATGAACACCTGCAGAATCTGCAAGATATTAGACATGTAGTTGCATTGTCTGCAAAGACAAAAAATGCTGCATCTGCTATACATAAACAACTCTTCCCTAAAGCCAAACTTCACCAAATACAGTCCAAACCTTCTGCGTTGTTTGTTGCAAATTCCTGGGATAAAGATGAGTTAGGTCTCACAGCATTTCACAGATCCCTCATCCAAGATTTCTGTGAAAGAAAGGCAAAAAGTGGAGAAGCCCTGACAGCCTACTCTACTGTACTTGATGTCAAAATCAGTGAGGAACAGAAGAAAGATGCAGAGAGCtgtggtgtaaccttgattccAGCACAAATAAAGGAATTACCTGATCCCGAAGATGAACTTCCTGCACTGAAGAGGTTGGCACATCACCCAATATACTACCCTGACCTGAGAGAATTGGAAAATATTCAGTACGTAATTGGTTATGGTCCAACGACAGGACTGGCAGCAGCTGATATCAAAGCAAAACTGTTTCCCAGTGCAAAGCTGGTTCTCATCAATCATGTCTGCCCAGAACATAACTGTCTGCAAACTATAAAGAGCAGATTACAAGACTTTGAAGAAAAGATGCTACGTATGGCAAGTAAAGCAGACCTGATATTTTCGATTGGACCCAAAATCCACCAGTATTTTCAGAATGCATACAGGGCTGAGTACGATGGTAAACACTTGTCAGAGATTCCACATGAAGAAATTCTCCCAATACCTGCCAGCTGTCAGTTGGGAAAGGATCCACAAAAAGGGGAAATTCAACAACACCACATACTGACATGTGGTCAGATTGATACACAGGAAGCTCTAGAAAGATGTGATGTCATGGCAGCTTCAATTGGTACAGCAGCAAACCGTAGGAAAGCGAGTTACATGGACCTTCCTGAATGGAAGATACAGGGTGTCTCTCAACAAGCAGACAAGACTGTAGAAAAGTTCATATCCGAAAAAATGAAGTGTCCTCATATCAAGCCTACACTTCATCCAGGCCATTCAGCAAAAGCTCTGCTGAGATCTCTACAACAGTCTCACCTCTGTCTGCCTGCACCATGCTACAGTGATTACAGCTTTTATGGATTAGAAGCAATGGTATCTGGTTTACCAACAGCTGTCTATGAAAATTCCCATCTGGCTCACTTCATCATGAAATACTTTGAAGATCATGCTGACAACTCTATTGTACGAAGTCCTGAGCAGAATCTGTCAGATACAATAGTTAAACATCTAAAAAACACAGCTGTTGCCTTTAAGAAAGCAAAGCAGCTGAAAACAGACTTGGTGAACAGTGAAGTCATATCAACAAGTTATGCAAGGTTTGCATCTCTTTTAACTACACCTGTCAAGCAACAAAGTGGAGATGACAGCGAAGATCAAGGGGAGGAGAAAGATGAGAAAG AGTCTCTTGATGTACAAATAGAATTGGATGACCATGTCTATGAACAACGTCTGAAAGAGCTAGAAGAAGAAGTTAAAGCCCTAAAAGCACAACTAAGAAAGGAAAAGATGGAGGAAATGGTGACTAAACTTAATGCTGTAAAGAGAGACTGTAAACAGGCACTGAAACGTACAGTAGAAGGAGTAGTGGCTGATGAAGATGGCTGTGGTGATGTAAAGAAAGTCTGCAAGAAGACACTTGGTGATGGGGTAGATCCAACGAGTTTGACAGCAGAGTCCTTAGGAATCTTGCTTAGGTTACAAACCCTTTATAATCTCTACAGAGTAAAGCAGACTTGTAGGTGTGGAAGTCTGGCAAAGCATTTGAATCACTACTGGTAA